GCGTTGCCTACCGGCCCGCGCCAATCCACGCCCTCGATGTGGCGGCTGCTGCTGCCAAAGGACCAGTGCATGCCGACCGCTTCTGCCAACTGCACCAAGGGGAACTCCAGATGCCCGCGCCGGCGCACAGGATGCACTACTTCGTTCATCGAAACCAGGTCGGTCTTGCTCTGTTCGATCACAGCCGCCAGGCGTTCGATGTCGGCGCGGCCATCGCGCCCGTTCCAGTGATGGATGTTATACGTCAGGATTTTCATGAGTGGATGGCCGAAACCTGGTGCGCCCTGGTTGCCGGGTAGCGCACTGAATCAGGAGGCCGACGGGTCTGGGGGTGTCTTCGTGATACTGTCATCGGTCCGATTTGCATTGCGAAACTCGGCCAGGCTGCGGCCGATCGCGCCACCGATCTCGGGGAGTTTGCCAACGCCAAAAAAGATGACAACAATGACCAGGATGATAATCAGTTCGAACGGGCCAAGTGATGGCATTGTCTTTTCCTTCGTACTTGTGATGATTCCCTGTGTACCAGGTTTTTCGACCACGACTCTACCCTCCCCAGAAGGTGGAGGCGTGAACGTGTCAGGGATATGTGTACCCTGCCTTGTGTGCTGGATTATAGCACGAATCCGATACGCCTACAAACAGGCAACAAGTTGCCATTCCCACCTCTTTAGACAACCAATCCGTGGCGTGGTATACTCTGGCGCATGTCACGCACACCGGTCTCCTTCGAAGCACGCAGCCACCAGACGCTGCACCTACACAGCCAACGCACCGCTCTCGTGCATACCACCGCCACCCTGGCGGCACGTCGTCGCGCCGGAATGGCGGCTGAACCGGCCTGGCACGAGTTGACCGCGCGCAGTCAGGCGGTGCGCAGGCAGACCCTGTCCAACCTGGGAACCTATTTGCAGCAATTGGAGAGCGCCCTGCAGGCACGCGGTAGCCAGGTGCTGTGGGCGCGCACCAGCGCTGAGGCGTGCCAGTTCATCGTTGACCTGGCGCGACGGTCGGGCGTGGGGCACGTTTTGCAGACCCAATCGGCCTTGCCCCTGGAAATTGGTCTGGCCGCTGCGTTGCAGGGCGCCGGTTTCACCCTGTCCCCCACGAACCAGGGCGAATTCCTGGCCGCGCTCTCCGGGCAGCGGCCAACACACCCCAATGCCGGTGCGGCTCATCTGCGCATTGACGACATGGTGCGTACGCTGCATGCCAGGCTCGACATGCCGGTGCTCCTCACTGCTGACGCAGCCAGCCACGTCATTCGCGGGCGTGTGCGCCAGGCGGCCCTGCAGAGCGGCCTGGCGGTGATGGGCATTGACCTGGCGGTGGCTGAAACGGGCACCCTGGCGCTGTTCAACGATCAGGGCGATGTACGGCTGACTGCGGCCCTGGCGCCGGTGCAGGTCGCGATCATGGGGCTGGAGCAGGTTGTGCCGACGCTGGATGACCTGTGGCTTCTGCAGCGCGTGCGGGCACGCAGCGCCAGCGGACGGGCAACCTCCACTTATGTGGAATTGCTCAGCGGCGCCGCGGCCACCGGTCGCGAATTCTACCTGATCCTGCTGGACAATGGGCGTTCACACCTGCTGACCGGCGCGGAGGCGGAGATGCTGGCGTGTATTCACTGCGGCGCGTGCCTGGACGTGTGCCCGGTTGCCCGTCGCGTCGGCAGTCAGCCCTACGCGTGGAGTTACCCCGGCCCGGTTGGCGCGGTGATGGCGCCCCTGCTCTTGTCAGCGGAATTCGGTGATGTGGCCGACGCCAGTACCCTGTGTGGCGCGTGCCGCTCGGTGTGCCCGGTGGGCATTGACTTACCCCGTCACCTGCTGGCCGCGCGTGAACGCCGCGCGGCCAGCGGTCGCGGGCAAGTCCGCGCGCCGGGTCGCCTGCTCGTGCGTACCCTGCATACGCCGGCGCGCTACGCGACCCTCAGCGCGATCAATCGCCTGGGCCGGCTCCTGGTGGGCGCACAGCAGACCCGCCGTTGGCTGGCTCCCTGGCTGTGGCGTTGGACCGCGGCGCGCAACCTGCCCGCGCCGGCCCCTGAGACATTCCGGCGACGTTGGGCACGGCAGCATGCCCCGGCCGCAGGTGCTGTGGCCAATGCCTGACGATGCTCGCCGCGCGATCCTGGCCGCGCTGGCCTCAGCGCCAACAGTGCCCTTGCCGCCCGCCCCCTGGCCGCAGACGCCGGCCGCGGCGACGGTGGATCGAGAGACCCTGTTGGCGGATTTCACGACCGCGGCGGCCGCGGCCGGCGCAACCATCACCTGTGAGTCGGGGGTTGCGGCAGCCCGGCTGGCCGTTCTCTCGTTCATACGCACGGCCGAGGTTCGCCAGGTGCTGGTGTGGGAACAGGACGACCTGCCGGTGCCAGGCTTGCTCGATGCGCTGCAGATGCTCGGCGTCGAGACATTGACGCCGTCAGCGGCTGCTGCACGCCAGCGGGCTGCGCTGCGACAGGACAAGCCTGTGAGCCTGGGCATCACGACTGGCCTGGCCGGCCTGGCCGACCAGGGTAGCATCATCGTTCGTTACCCGGCTGTGACCCACATGCTGGCGGTCATCTGGCCGCAGACGCAGATCATCCTGCTGCCGCTGGACCGCCTGGCGCTGTCATTTGCAGGGTGGCTGGCGGCGGCACGCCGACAAGGGCAATTGGCCGTCTGGCTGCAGGATGACATGACGATCATCAACGGGCCGAGCCTGAGCATGGATATTGAGCAGACACCGGTGTGGGGGGCGGCCGGCCCGGCACAGTTACGCATCTTTTTGATTGGCGAAGATCGAATCCTATGAACCTTTTTGGCATTGGTCCGTTCGAATTGGCCCTGGTGTTGATCCTGGCCCTGGTGTTTCTAGGCCCGGAGGAGTTACCCAAGGCTGCACGCGCCCTGGGCAAAGCGCTCTATCAACTCCAGCACATGACCGAACCGATCCGCGCCGAGGTGGCGCGGGCCATGCAACCGCTGGAAGAGGCGAAGCAGTCCATTGCCCAACCGCTGACCGATCTGCAGCAGCAGATCCAGCACCCGCTGACGCCGCGGCCGCCAGAGTCTGCGGTCAAGGTGACGACGGCCAATTCGCCGCAGACAACATCCGGTCCGGGAGTGGGTGACAACGCTGATGACCGTGCCGAACGACCGTGAAGCGGTGATGTCCTTCACGGGGCATCTCATGGATCTGCGGGCTCGTCTGATCAAAGCCGTGGCCAGTGTGCTCGTGGGTACGGTGTTGGGGACTATTTTTGCGCGTTCCTTTTTGACACTCCTCATCCTGCCGATGGGCGAGGCGCGACCGCAATCGTTGCGCCCAGCCGAAAATATCATCGTCTATTTCAAGGTCGCCTTGATCCTCGGCTTAGTGCTGGCCATGCCGGTCATCCTCTATCAGATCATCGCCTTCATCGTGCCAGGACTCACGCGCGGCGAAAGGCGCGCGCTTTATTTCGTCATTCCCGCCGCGACGCTTCTGTTTGCCATCGGGGTGGCCTTCTCATCGCTGGTCATGCTGCCCTTTTCCCTGAACTACCTGAGCAGCTTTCTCAGCGATTTGATCGAGCCCCAGTATTCGATTGACTATTACATCTCGTTCGTCTTCAATTTTGTCGTCTGGATCGGCCTGAGTTTCGAGACACCCCTCCTCATCGCGTTCATGGCGCGCCTGGGCGTTGTGAGTCCAACCCAATTGGGCGGCGGCCGGCGTTACGCCATTGTCATCCTGGCCCTGGTGGCAGCCATCATCACGCCCACGCCAGACCCGTTCAATATGACCCTGGTGATGGTGCCACTCTACATCCTGTATGAATTTGGGATCATCCTCGCGCGCTGGTTCTACCGCCCACGAAGCACGTATGGGGGATAACGCCGCGGTGAACTGGTTGACCGCCAGCCAGCCGTTGTTGTCCGGTGTGTCGAAGTCAGGCATTCCTCCCCATAATTTGCTCCGCAGCCGGCGTCCGCAGTTCGCCGGAGAGGAGCTTGGCAGCAGCGCGTCGCGCAGCGCGGCGAGGGTGCGGGACTCCTCGTTCCCGCAGTTCACACAACGCGCAAGCTCGCCTGCGAAGCGTTCAAAGTGTCCGAATAATTCTGCAGGCGGAAGAACCTGGTTGCTCATGGTCGCGAGATTTCGATTGAGCCCTGGCACCGCTGAGTCAGCCCCAAGCGAAGCAAGATCATGGGTTCGGACGAAGAACGTTTGTTAAACCGTAGCGTAAGGGCAGTCGGCTTCATCCCGTGTTAGGCCGCTCTGTATTATCACACAGCCAGCGTTTCAAATGCAACCCGCATCGGTTCAGGCGTTACAATCGAGAAATTCAGTTTCTCAAAACCAATAACGCGCCCGGTTTTGTTCTTCATCAAAACAACTTCATCACCTGTTTCTTCGCAAATGTACTCGTCTTGTGGGTCGCCAAACCAAACGGTAAGCGTGTTGCCTACTCGATCATAATACACTTTCACTTCGGCCATATCCGCACCCCCTCTTTAATCGCATCCGTTGGATAGGTCGTAATCAAAAACCCATCCCCATTCAATTGCCTGGCTACCGCACAAACCCATCGCCCTCTTCGTTCTGATGAGTAAAACAAGTATACATCCGGGTCACTCCGGCTCAGTCGAATTTCGTCTGGATTCTCTAGCGTATCTTTCACATCCAATTCGCGACTTGCCATCGCCGGGTGTTTGATCGTGATGATCAAGTGCCAGTAGGGGCGACTTACCCGCACGCGGAAGCCAAGTGGCGTCAGAGCTTCGAACAATAAATCGTTCATGGTTATCTCACTCATAGTCACTGGTGTTCTTTGTCACTTGCGTGTTCAATCGGCAACGCCTCTACATCGCTGCGACGCATACGGTTGCGACGGTCCACCGCGCGACCGGCGTAGCGTCAGGTGGAAGCCAATATCAGGCTCGTGATCCTTGGCCATGCCCGCCACCCTCTGCCAGCCCACGGACGGGCCCGCATGAGCGTCGTGCCAATGATCCTGTTATGCGGTCAGCTTTGCGTCAGGCGGGACGAACGACATCCCAAACTGCGTCTGGGTGCTTCGCCGCTACTTGGAGCAGAATTCGGGCCGGACCGTCAGGCGCACGACGTCCTTGTTCCCAATTGCGTAAGGTAGCAACGCTGATGCCGATCAGAGCGGCGAACTCGCTTTGTGAAAGCTTATAGCTGGCACGAATGTGCTTCACATCCGGGGCCGCGATGCTGAATTTTCGCGCGGGCGCCACTTCGCCGCGCAAGATAGCCCCGCCCTCACGGACACTGGCGACCAACTCCTCGAAAAGTTCGTCTTTCATCGGTATTCCTTTTCCACGATCGTCCGCAGCAGCTTGATCTGTGCCGCCGTCAGGTCATCACGTTCATTCTTGGGGTAGATGTCGTGCTGAAAGTCTGAAGCGAGTATACGCCAATGGCGTATATTTGTCAAACGTGGGTTATGTAGCAAAGGTCAGTTTAGCTGAACTGTCTCAGGCTTCATTGGCACAGTTGGGTCACGCCGATCTCTATCCGCCAAACTGGAAGGAGATCAGCAAGCGCATCCGTGCGCGGGCTGGTTGGAAGTGTGAGTTTTGCGGCGCGGAGAATTACAGGGCGCATCCTCGTACGGGGTCGAGGGTGGTGCTGACAGTGGCGCACCTGGGCCATGATCCGATGAATTGCTCTGAGGATAATCTGCGTGCGTTGTGCCAGGGTTGTCATTTGAGGTATGACGCCAGGCAGCACGCGGCCAATGCGGCGAGGACGCGAGGGCGGAAGCGGCTTGCGAGTGGGCAAGCGGAATTGCTGTAAAAAATGCCCTGGCGGAACCTATCCCCAGGGCTTTTTGATTGACGTTTGGGCTAACGGCATCGAGCTAAGCTGCCCAGTGGAAACTGGCAGATCCTCCCCCACTCTACGTCACGCCAGTAAGCTGGGCAAGCCCCACATTCGGCCCGGGCCGCCCGGTCAGCTTCAGCGAGTTGTTGGGCGGCCCCCTCCCTTGCCGCGACGCGTAGGACGACAGGGAGAGACACGCTAGAGGTCGTGGGCATACGCCTGGATGTCGGCCCGCGATGATAGAGCCCCGATCTGGTGGAGGGCAATCTTGATTATCGGGTCAAGCCGACCAAATATGGCCGTGTAGTCGTACGAATTCTTTCTCCAAAGGGTGGGATGGGCGAGCATCTTGTTGACCACCCAGCACGGACTGTCCTCCCTTGATCTACTACCATACTCGCGTTTGAGGGATTCAACGGTGGAAGCGAGCTCAGTGCTTTCAGACCATAGAGGGATTAGGTGCTCCAGGCGTATAGTGTCCTTCTCCGAGCCGCGACTGAGAATGATGTCCACGAGAACACGCGTATGCAGCAGGGCGCTCTCAACAAGAGCATTCATGAGGATTTGGTCGGGCTCTTTGGTGCCGACAATTCGTTGGTGTACGACGCGAGTGCAGACGTACATCTGGGCCTCGTAGAAGAAAACGACCCAAGGATCGTTTGCATTGGATGACATCTGGGAACCCCCTTGTTAGGGGTGCCGCTGCTGCCGCGGCGATCACGACGTGGCCGCCGAAAGCGGAATATAGGTTATGCGGCGGCAAACAAGACAGCATCGCACATTCCGTAACGGTCGAGCCGCCGTATAACCTGAGTTGAACTGAGCCGTCCGCAAAGACTGGCCGCCTAGGCTGTGACCGACACGCTTTACCGCCTATTATCTGACGAGCTGAACACCCGATGAGTTGATGACCGCGCTACCATCGTCGCGTTGCAGAATCAGGTACAAAGCCAGGCCGAGAAGATCACCGCCTTAGAGCAGCGCCTTGCAGAACTGGCAACCGCTACTTTCGGCAAGGATCGCTCAGGAACGTCATCTTAACGAGCCGCCTGCCACGTCTGCCTTGCCACCGCGGCCGTTGCCGCAGGTGCTGCCACCATGCTCCCCGTCAAGCCGCCGTCGTTGTGGCGCTGGCTGTTTGGTGGTTAGTCCTCGACGAAGATGCACCCCGCCCTTTGTGGGTCAAAGCCGTCAGGCCATTTCGTCTTGGGGTTGTACCAGGCTCCGCTCAGGTTTGCCCGCGCAGGTCGGCCCCGCTTAGGTAGGCATCGTACAGGTATGCCCTGCTCAGGTTGGCCCCGCTCAGGTTGGCCCGACGTAGGTTAGCCCTGCTCAGGTTGGCCCCGCTCAGGACGGCATCGCTCAGGTAGGCATCGCTCAGGTTGACCCCGTGCAGATCGGCTTCCGTACAGGTAGGCCCCCGCTTAGGACGGCATCGCTCAAGTCGGCATCGCGCAGGTCGGCCTCGTGCAGATCGGCCGCGCTCAGGTCGGCCTTGCGTAGGTCACGTCCTGCGGCGCCTTGGTTGATAATCTCCCAGACTAGTCGCCATTTGTCATCAATTTGAGTCTTGTCATCCAACTTGGTCCCTACCACGTCGGCCCATCTCAGATTGGCCCCGGTCAGGACGGCCTCGCTCAGGTCGGCGTCGAACAAGTAGGCCCAGGTCAGGTCGGCCCTGCTTAGGTTGGCCCCGCGCAGGTTGGCTTGGCTCAGGTCGGCCCAGGTCAGGACGACCTCGCTCAGGTCGGCCCCGTGCAGATCGGCCCCGAACAAGTAGGCCTCGCGCAGGTCGGCCTTACGCAGGTCACGTCCTGCGGCACCTTGGTTGATAATCTCCCAGACTAGTCGCCATTTGTCATCAATTTGAGTATTGTCATCCAACTTGGTCCCGATCAGGGCAGCCCCGCGCAGGTTGGCATCGCGCAAGTCGGCCCCGCGCAGGTTGGCATCGCGCAGATTGGCATCGCGCAAGTCGGCCCCGCTCAGGTCGGCCTCGCTCAGGTCGGCCTCGCGCAGATTGGCCTCGCGAAGGTTGGCCCCGCGCAGGTCGGTCTCTCGCAGGGCCGACCTGTGCAGGTCGGCCATAAAGCAATTAGGTGGACATCCAGCTGGCGGTGCCGATATCGGTTCCGGTATCGGTTCCGACGTCGGCGTCTGTGCTGGTCCCCCACAACCGACTAGGACTGCAACTGCTGCCCCTAAGCAGAGAGCCACCATTGCTGCTTTCGTTGTAAACATTTTTCCACCCAGGTCCTTTCGCGGTTGTTGGTCCAGGCCTCTGTGTCTGTCACCGTATTTTCGGGCAGGTTACGGCGCGCCGCCGATCACGCCCGCCGTTAGGCCGGCCAGGCCGCGCTCGTCGTAGTGGCGCTGGTTGTTTGACGGTTAATCCTCGACGAAGACGCAACCCGCCTTTTGTGGATCAAAGCCGTCAGGCCATTTGGTCTCGCTATTGTATTGGGCCCCGCGCAGGTCGGCCGCGCTTAGGACGGCCGCGCGCAGGACGGCCCCGTTCAGGTTGGCCCCACTCAGGTCGGCCCCGCGCAAGACGGCCCCGCTCAGGTCGGCATTGCGCAGGTTGGCCCCGCCCAGGACGGTCGCGCTCAGGTCAGCCTCGGTCAGGTTGGCCCCGGCCAGGTCGACTTTGCGCAGGTCACGTCCTGCGGCTCCTTGGTTAACAATCTCCCAGACCAGTCGCCATTTGTCCTCAATCTGAGTCTTTTCATCCAACTTGGCCTCGTGTAGGTAGGCCCAGCGCAGGTCTGCCCCGCGCAGGTCTGCCGCGCGCAGGTCTGCTGCGCCCAGGTCGGCCGCGCGCAGGTCTGCCGCGCGCAGGTCGGCATTGCGCAGGTCGGCCAAGACTAGGGCGGCCCCACTCAGGTTGGCTCCGCGCAGGTCACGTCCTGCGGCTCCTTGGTTAACAATCTCCCAGACCAGTCGCCATTTGCCCTCAATCTGAGTCTTTTCGTCCAACTTGGACCCGCGCAGGTCGGCCCAGCGCAGGTCGGCCGCGCGCAGGTCGGCCCCGCTCAGATCGACTCCGCTCAGTACGGCCGCGTTCAGGTCGGCCCCTCTCAGGACGGCGTTGCGCAGGTCGGCCCCGACCAAGGCGGCCCCGTTCAGGTTGGCCCCGGTCAGATCACGTCCTGCGGCTCCTTGGTTGACAATCTCCCAGACCAGTCGCCATTTGTCCTCAATCTGAGTCTTCTCATCCAACTTGGTCCCGAGCAGGAGGGCCCTGCTCAGGACGGCCCCGCGCAGGTCGGCCCCGCGCAGGTCGGCCCCGCGCAGGTCGGCCCCGCGCAGGTCGGCCCCGCTCAGGTCGGCCCGCTCAGCTCGGCCAAGACCAGGTTGGCCCCGTTCAGGTTGGCCCCGTTCAGGTCACGTCCCGCGGCTCCTTGGGTGACAATCTCCCAGACCAGTCGCCATTTGTCCTCAATCTGAGTCTTTTCATCCAACTTGGCCGCGCGCAGGTAGGCCCAGCGCAGGTCGGCCGTGCGCAAGTCGGCCCCGCGCAGGTCGGCCGCGCGCAGGTCGGCACCACTCAGGACGGCCCCGCGCAGGTCCGCATTGCGCAGGTCGGCCGCGCCCAGGTCGGCCCCACTCAGGACGGCATTGACTAGGTTGGCCCTCATGCAATTAGGTGGACATCCAGCTGGCAGTGTCGATATCGGCATCGGTCCCGCAGCGGTCGGTGTTGATATCGGTCCTGATGTCGGTTCCGGTATCGGTGTCAGTTTCGGTATCGATCTCAGTGTCGATATCGGTGTCGGTTCCGGTATTGATGGCGGTTCCGGCGTCTG
Above is a window of Candidatus Amarolinea dominans DNA encoding:
- the tatA gene encoding twin-arginine translocase TatA/TatE family subunit, which gives rise to MPSLGPFELIIILVIVVIFFGVGKLPEIGGAIGRSLAEFRNANRTDDSITKTPPDPSAS
- a CDS encoding lactate utilization protein, translating into MSRTPVSFEARSHQTLHLHSQRTALVHTTATLAARRRAGMAAEPAWHELTARSQAVRRQTLSNLGTYLQQLESALQARGSQVLWARTSAEACQFIVDLARRSGVGHVLQTQSALPLEIGLAAALQGAGFTLSPTNQGEFLAALSGQRPTHPNAGAAHLRIDDMVRTLHARLDMPVLLTADAASHVIRGRVRQAALQSGLAVMGIDLAVAETGTLALFNDQGDVRLTAALAPVQVAIMGLEQVVPTLDDLWLLQRVRARSASGRATSTYVELLSGAAATGREFYLILLDNGRSHLLTGAEAEMLACIHCGACLDVCPVARRVGSQPYAWSYPGPVGAVMAPLLLSAEFGDVADASTLCGACRSVCPVGIDLPRHLLAARERRAASGRGQVRAPGRLLVRTLHTPARYATLSAINRLGRLLVGAQQTRRWLAPWLWRWTAARNLPAPAPETFRRRWARQHAPAAGAVANA
- a CDS encoding LUD domain-containing protein; its protein translation is MPDDARRAILAALASAPTVPLPPAPWPQTPAAATVDRETLLADFTTAAAAAGATITCESGVAAARLAVLSFIRTAEVRQVLVWEQDDLPVPGLLDALQMLGVETLTPSAAAARQRAALRQDKPVSLGITTGLAGLADQGSIIVRYPAVTHMLAVIWPQTQIILLPLDRLALSFAGWLAAARRQGQLAVWLQDDMTIINGPSLSMDIEQTPVWGAAGPAQLRIFLIGEDRIL
- a CDS encoding twin-arginine translocase TatA/TatE family subunit, giving the protein MNLFGIGPFELALVLILALVFLGPEELPKAARALGKALYQLQHMTEPIRAEVARAMQPLEEAKQSIAQPLTDLQQQIQHPLTPRPPESAVKVTTANSPQTTSGPGVGDNADDRAERP
- the tatC gene encoding twin-arginine translocase subunit TatC, translating into MTVPNDREAVMSFTGHLMDLRARLIKAVASVLVGTVLGTIFARSFLTLLILPMGEARPQSLRPAENIIVYFKVALILGLVLAMPVILYQIIAFIVPGLTRGERRALYFVIPAATLLFAIGVAFSSLVMLPFSLNYLSSFLSDLIEPQYSIDYYISFVFNFVVWIGLSFETPLLIAFMARLGVVSPTQLGGGRRYAIVILALVAAIITPTPDPFNMTLVMVPLYILYEFGIILARWFYRPRSTYGG
- a CDS encoding DUF2283 domain-containing protein, which encodes MAEVKVYYDRVGNTLTVWFGDPQDEYICEETGDEVVLMKNKTGRVIGFEKLNFSIVTPEPMRVAFETLAV
- a CDS encoding DUF4258 domain-containing protein yields the protein MNDLLFEALTPLGFRVRVSRPYWHLIITIKHPAMASRELDVKDTLENPDEIRLSRSDPDVYLFYSSERRGRWVCAVARQLNGDGFLITTYPTDAIKEGVRIWPK
- a CDS encoding helix-turn-helix domain-containing protein gives rise to the protein MKDELFEELVASVREGGAILRGEVAPARKFSIAAPDVKHIRASYKLSQSEFAALIGISVATLRNWEQGRRAPDGPARILLQVAAKHPDAVWDVVRPA
- a CDS encoding pentapeptide repeat-containing protein, translating into MHGVNLSDAYLSDAVLSGANLSRANLRRANLSGANLSRAYLYDAYLSGADLRGQT
- a CDS encoding pentapeptide repeat-containing protein, which codes for MFTTKAAMVALCLGAAVAVLVGCGGPAQTPTSEPIPEPISAPPAGCPPNCFMADLHRSALRETDLRGANLREANLREADLSEADLSGADLRDANLRDANLRGADLRDANLRGAALIGTKLDDNTQIDDKWRLVWEIINQGAAGRDLRKADLREAYLFGADLHGADLSEVVLTWADLSQANLRGANLSRADLTWAYLFDADLSEAVLTGANLRWADVVGTKLDDKTQIDDKWRLVWEIINQGAAGRDLRKADLSAADLHEADLRDADLSDAVLSGGLPVRKPICTGST
- a CDS encoding pentapeptide repeat-containing protein, producing the protein MSGADLRGADLRGADLRGADLRGAVLSRALLLGTKLDEKTQIEDKWRLVWEIVNQGAAGRDLTGANLNGAALVGADLRNAVLRGADLNAAVLSGVDLSGADLRAADLRWADLRGSKLDEKTQIEGKWRLVWEIVNQGAAGRDLRGANLSGAALVLADLRNADLRAADLRAADLGAADLRAADLRGADLRWAYLHEAKLDEKTQIEDKWRLVWEIVNQGAAGRDLRKVDLAGANLTEADLSATVLGGANLRNADLSGAVLRGADLSGANLNGAVLRAAVLSAADLRGAQYNSETKWPDGFDPQKAGCVFVED
- a CDS encoding pentapeptide repeat-containing protein; this translates as MPISTLPAGCPPNCMRANLVNAVLSGADLGAADLRNADLRGAVLSGADLRAADLRGADLRTADLRWAYLRAAKLDEKTQIEDKWRLVWEIVTQGAAGRDLNGANLNGANLVLAELSGPT